Proteins from one Gimesia maris genomic window:
- a CDS encoding homocysteine S-methyltransferase family protein, which produces MKIKLRMLTSILCLCFISVYMKSDADAAESDQKETLNVLFIGNSYTARHNLAQVVKKMAEAGHPKLTFKPTTVIYGGRRLVDHWNLGSQNYVKLDELTSEEEKQTITGLQKDAKDPRNRYAAAALKRHQKLLKELDAEHPKWDVVVLQSYRDDLKGADSLYAQYAPRFAELAKKQGARVILYETTPNTQNAKALKNPPVAAAAVMQKAKAIAALAKQVDASAAPMSLAGFHCQTERPDLTLRFINDAHLNQTMAYLTACCLYAALFDRSPEGLPVDSITDIRYFDNKDRTKDRDGNPITTMFSAKDRADLQRIAWKSYQQFKTLRDD; this is translated from the coding sequence ATGAAAATCAAATTGCGAATGCTTACCTCAATTCTGTGTCTCTGTTTCATTTCTGTTTACATGAAGTCAGATGCTGATGCTGCGGAGTCGGATCAAAAAGAGACGCTGAATGTGCTCTTTATCGGAAACAGTTACACGGCACGACACAATCTGGCGCAGGTCGTCAAAAAAATGGCAGAAGCAGGCCATCCGAAGCTGACTTTCAAGCCTACCACGGTGATTTATGGCGGGCGACGCCTGGTGGATCACTGGAATCTGGGTTCTCAAAATTATGTCAAGCTGGATGAACTGACGTCCGAGGAAGAGAAGCAGACGATTACCGGTCTGCAGAAGGATGCGAAAGATCCCCGGAATCGTTACGCGGCAGCCGCGTTGAAACGACATCAGAAGTTACTCAAGGAACTGGATGCAGAACATCCCAAGTGGGATGTCGTCGTTCTGCAATCATACCGTGATGACCTGAAAGGAGCTGACTCGCTATATGCTCAGTATGCTCCCCGATTTGCAGAACTGGCGAAAAAGCAGGGGGCCCGTGTGATTCTGTATGAAACGACGCCAAATACTCAGAACGCGAAGGCTTTAAAAAATCCCCCTGTTGCTGCTGCGGCTGTCATGCAGAAAGCAAAAGCGATTGCGGCACTGGCAAAACAAGTCGATGCGAGTGCGGCTCCGATGTCGCTGGCAGGCTTCCATTGTCAGACGGAACGTCCAGATTTGACGCTGCGGTTCATCAACGATGCTCATCTCAATCAGACGATGGCGTATCTGACGGCCTGCTGTCTGTATGCAGCTTTGTTTGATCGCAGTCCGGAAGGCTTACCCGTGGATTCAATTACCGACATCCGTTATTTCGATAATAAAGACCGGACGAAGGACCGGGATGGGAACCCGATAACCACAATGTTCTCTGCCAAAGATCGAGCCGATCTGCAGCGAATTGCCTGGAAGAGTTACCAGCAGTTCAAAACGCTGCGTGATGACTAG
- a CDS encoding sulfatase-like hydrolase/transferase yields the protein MRNLLRVLLFLQLLTTLVHAESSKPNIITVFIDDMGWSDLSCYGGKVTQTKNIDRLASEGLRFTNFYVNSPICSPSRVALTTGQYPQRWKITSYLARRKVNRERGLAQWLDPAAPVLARELNQAGYATGHFGKWHMGGQRDVGNAPLITKYGFDRSLTNFEGLGPRVLPLKDAYDGKPPKKHDLGSADLGQGPIYWEDRSVVTAAFVKEALTFIDHAEATGQPFFLNLWPDDVHSPFFPPEILRDATDESKRALYYAVLDAMDQQLGLLFDRVHNDKRLKNNTLILIASDNGPEEGAGLAEPLRGAKTWLYEGGVRSPLIVWGPGLVASDAVGTTNTKSVLCALDVNRSLYTLTGTELPSGITLDGEDLSETLLGKSETGRNAPIFWRRPPDRPGTKQEPNPDLAVRDGKWKLYVNYDGNGVQLYDLEADVSETQNRADDYPEIVARLKQAVVEWNRNLPADAGDPTWRPEAKR from the coding sequence ATGCGAAATCTTTTACGAGTGCTTCTGTTTCTGCAACTGTTGACGACGCTCGTTCATGCTGAATCGTCAAAACCCAATATTATTACCGTGTTCATTGATGACATGGGCTGGAGTGATCTCTCCTGTTATGGAGGGAAGGTGACTCAAACGAAAAATATTGATCGTCTGGCGAGTGAAGGTCTGCGTTTTACTAATTTCTATGTGAACTCTCCCATTTGTTCGCCGTCGCGGGTCGCTCTGACGACGGGACAGTATCCACAACGGTGGAAGATCACTTCTTACCTGGCGCGTCGCAAAGTCAATCGGGAACGCGGTCTGGCACAGTGGCTGGATCCAGCCGCTCCTGTACTGGCACGCGAACTGAATCAGGCTGGCTATGCGACGGGGCACTTCGGCAAATGGCATATGGGAGGGCAGAGAGACGTCGGGAATGCGCCGTTGATTACGAAATACGGTTTTGATCGCAGCCTGACGAATTTTGAAGGACTCGGGCCGCGAGTACTCCCTTTAAAAGATGCCTATGATGGTAAGCCGCCGAAGAAACATGACCTGGGTTCTGCCGATCTTGGTCAAGGACCGATTTACTGGGAAGACCGTTCTGTGGTGACAGCTGCTTTTGTGAAAGAGGCGTTGACTTTTATTGATCATGCCGAGGCAACCGGTCAACCTTTCTTCCTGAATCTCTGGCCCGACGATGTGCACTCTCCCTTCTTTCCTCCCGAAATTCTGCGCGACGCCACTGATGAGAGTAAACGGGCCTTGTATTATGCTGTGCTGGATGCCATGGACCAGCAGTTGGGACTGCTGTTTGACCGGGTGCATAACGATAAGCGTCTGAAGAACAATACGCTGATTCTGATCGCATCGGATAATGGACCGGAAGAAGGCGCAGGCCTGGCCGAACCGTTACGGGGTGCAAAGACCTGGCTGTATGAAGGGGGAGTCCGTTCGCCGTTGATTGTGTGGGGACCCGGGCTGGTGGCTTCTGACGCAGTCGGCACTACGAATACGAAATCTGTTCTCTGTGCGCTCGATGTGAACCGTTCCCTTTATACGTTGACGGGAACGGAATTGCCATCCGGTATCACGCTGGACGGTGAAGACCTGTCGGAAACGTTACTGGGTAAAAGTGAAACGGGGCGTAACGCTCCCATTTTCTGGCGTCGTCCTCCAGATCGACCGGGGACGAAACAGGAACCGAATCCCGATCTGGCGGTGCGCGACGGGAAATGGAAGTTGTATGTGAACTACGATGGAAACGGCGTTCAACTGTATGATCTGGAAGCAGATGTATCCGAAACGCAGAATCGGGCAGACGATTACCCGGAAATTGTTGCGCGTCTGAAGCAGGCCGTTGTTGAATGGAACCGGAATCTGCCAGCCGACGCTGGCGATCCGACGTGGCGTCCGGAAGCGAAAAGGTAA
- a CDS encoding sulfatase codes for MKQFLVVLFCMIAISSAETVAADRAPNVVLFLVDDMGWMDSEPYGSRYYETPNMSKLAKQSMRFTNAYATPLCSPTRASILTGQYPSRHGITSATGHRPPQAENFEFLPTAAPPNQKLRMPVSKNYLEPNQYTLAEALRDAGYRTGHFGKWHLGLTTPHRPDKQGFETVWHCAPDPGPPSYFSPYGVTPTGKPTAQHRVGNITDGPDGEHITDRLTSEAIQFMEAHRSEPFFLNLWHYSVHGPWQHKAEYTAEFAKKQDPRKEQRNPVMASMLRNVDESLGRILQKLDELKLADNTLFIFYSDNGGNAHSWSSDDPKLKKITDKHPLYKTINSYRKWAGGEPPTNNAPLREGKGRIYEGGQRVPLMVRWPGHIQPGTTSDAIVGPIDLYPTILDSLKLSQPANQIIDGKSFLPVLEQTGELERTAYFTWFPHLIPAVSVRQGDWKLIRRFEPHRLYPEIRELYNLKADISESDNLARQRPDKVRELDALIDEFVKETGALYPQPNPAYKPRPGNIDNKGRDPERGLVPKFSKITLIDGALRMEADGRKPFLGTAQVKQTGPLTLTMRLRSSKGGAGNITWKTAEQTEFPRQGQTVKFDLAASKDWQEVKLHLPVTGKTGIVRLYLPVKSGPLDIQSIQFQTAKTKKNISAWDFSRVKP; via the coding sequence ATGAAACAATTCCTGGTTGTTCTATTCTGTATGATTGCAATCAGTTCTGCTGAAACCGTAGCAGCTGACAGAGCCCCCAATGTCGTCCTGTTCCTCGTCGATGACATGGGATGGATGGACAGTGAACCGTATGGTTCCCGCTATTACGAAACGCCCAACATGTCGAAACTCGCTAAGCAGTCGATGCGTTTCACCAACGCTTATGCGACGCCGCTCTGTTCCCCCACGCGGGCGTCGATACTGACAGGTCAGTACCCATCCCGACATGGTATCACCAGCGCCACAGGACATCGCCCCCCGCAAGCTGAAAATTTCGAGTTCCTGCCGACAGCCGCGCCCCCGAACCAGAAATTACGTATGCCTGTCAGTAAAAACTATCTCGAACCGAATCAATACACGCTTGCCGAAGCGTTACGCGACGCCGGCTATCGCACGGGCCACTTCGGAAAATGGCACCTGGGTCTGACAACACCGCATCGTCCCGACAAACAGGGATTCGAAACCGTCTGGCATTGCGCACCCGATCCTGGTCCGCCGAGCTACTTTTCTCCGTATGGCGTTACTCCCACTGGCAAACCGACGGCTCAACACCGGGTAGGAAACATCACTGACGGACCAGACGGCGAACACATTACCGATCGCCTGACGAGTGAAGCCATCCAGTTTATGGAAGCACATCGCAGTGAACCCTTCTTTCTGAATCTCTGGCACTATTCGGTACATGGCCCCTGGCAACATAAAGCAGAATACACAGCCGAATTTGCAAAGAAACAGGACCCGCGTAAGGAGCAGCGTAATCCCGTGATGGCCTCCATGCTGCGTAACGTCGATGAAAGCCTGGGACGCATCTTGCAGAAACTGGATGAACTGAAACTGGCTGACAACACCCTCTTCATTTTTTATTCCGACAACGGCGGCAATGCCCACAGTTGGAGCAGCGATGATCCGAAACTAAAGAAGATCACCGACAAACATCCTCTATATAAAACCATTAATAGCTATCGCAAATGGGCGGGCGGCGAACCACCAACGAACAATGCACCGTTGCGGGAAGGCAAAGGGCGAATCTATGAAGGAGGCCAGCGCGTGCCCCTCATGGTCCGCTGGCCCGGCCATATCCAGCCAGGTACCACTTCTGATGCGATTGTGGGTCCCATTGATCTCTATCCGACCATCCTTGACTCATTGAAGCTGAGTCAGCCGGCAAACCAGATTATTGACGGGAAATCGTTTTTACCAGTTCTGGAACAGACGGGTGAACTCGAACGAACCGCTTACTTCACCTGGTTTCCGCATCTGATCCCCGCTGTCTCTGTGCGACAGGGAGACTGGAAGCTGATCCGTCGCTTCGAACCACATCGTCTCTACCCTGAGATACGAGAACTTTATAATCTGAAAGCGGATATCTCTGAATCAGACAATCTGGCCCGTCAACGGCCAGACAAAGTTCGTGAACTCGATGCGTTGATCGACGAATTCGTTAAGGAGACCGGCGCGCTCTATCCACAACCCAACCCTGCTTATAAACCGCGTCCCGGCAATATTGACAACAAGGGGAGAGATCCAGAGCGGGGTCTGGTTCCTAAATTCTCGAAAATCACACTGATAGATGGTGCACTGAGAATGGAAGCCGATGGTCGCAAGCCATTCCTTGGTACGGCACAGGTGAAACAGACAGGTCCGCTCACACTGACGATGCGTTTGCGCAGTTCGAAAGGGGGGGCAGGAAACATCACCTGGAAGACAGCTGAACAGACCGAATTCCCCAGGCAGGGACAGACGGTAAAATTCGATCTCGCTGCGAGTAAAGACTGGCAGGAGGTCAAGCTCCATTTGCCCGTCACCGGGAAGACTGGCATTGTGCGACTCTACTTACCTGTCAAATCAGGACCGCTCGATATTCAATCCATTCAATTCCAGACAGCGAAAACAAAGAAAAACATTAGTGCCTGGGACTTCAGCAGAGTCAAGCCTTGA
- a CDS encoding DUF1549 and DUF1553 domain-containing protein → MNGFQKLFSICLLLTGILIPSPVCANPANRQAFVRYFGEYLPANLNSCSVCHVGAHAEGAESLEDFPHNPFGNQLRLEADKLLKAERDPEIDLRLKLLSEADADNDGFSNLQEILFGTAPGDKTKFPDAKAAEKLKRLTADFTEYKSRYAWKPFKPVNRPEVPLIKDADWARNPIDQFIAAGHEQEGLQRAKEASPEILLRRVYLDLIGLNPTPAEIQDFLKEQKTNPQAYEDVVTRLLNHPAYGERWGRHWMDVWRYSDWAGYKQALRESQRHIWHWRDWIIESLNADKGYDQMLVEMLAADELKPDDWDTLRATGYLARNYHSKRDQWMDDVVKHTSQAFLGITVGCAKCHDHMYDEIEQREYYEMRAIFETYHVRTDRVEGVLDTAKNGIPRAYDKSLTAKTWLFEKGDERRPVKEEAIPPGVPTFLGGEFKVSPVSLPMVASQPARRETVKRDLLSHARKMMEQAKAKEQRVAAESELAVLEAQFAIEEMVAKGDKKSDTWKEAALNLVKLQRQSALENARWNLISATQEQQAAQQALENAEAKKKKSVITKAKLRLKKAEQQHKTAETALKKAETDSKAKLTTKYTPRKQPVYPRSSSGRRLAFARWLTDGKNPLTARVAMNHIWLRHFGQPIVPTVNEFGGNGRGPTHPALLDWLAAELVKQDWSMKEMHRLIVTSSTYRMAGTGSEENHKIDPDNKYYWKKSAMRMEGEIVRDNLIYIPGRLDPQLGGPDIDNTQAQDSVRKSIYLRHAHEKLVEFVQIFDGPSVTECYMRDMSVQPHQALAMANSRLTFQATEALTQKLLKQTSGKLDDFIQQAFLSILSRHPDVAEQKMCREFLTHASESSDIKPSTDQFQQLVTVLFNHNDFVTIR, encoded by the coding sequence ATGAACGGATTTCAGAAACTATTTTCGATCTGCCTGCTGTTGACTGGCATTCTGATCCCCAGTCCCGTCTGCGCCAACCCGGCGAATCGCCAGGCCTTTGTCCGCTACTTCGGGGAGTACCTGCCTGCGAATCTGAATTCCTGCAGCGTCTGTCACGTGGGAGCGCATGCGGAAGGCGCCGAATCACTCGAAGATTTCCCTCACAACCCTTTCGGAAACCAGCTGCGACTGGAAGCCGACAAACTACTCAAAGCGGAGCGTGATCCTGAAATTGATTTGCGGCTCAAACTGCTGTCCGAAGCAGACGCCGACAACGACGGGTTTTCCAATCTGCAGGAAATTCTGTTTGGCACTGCTCCCGGCGACAAAACTAAATTCCCGGATGCCAAGGCAGCCGAAAAGCTGAAGCGGTTGACTGCTGATTTTACCGAATATAAAAGCCGTTATGCCTGGAAGCCATTCAAGCCAGTGAATCGCCCCGAAGTCCCGCTGATCAAAGACGCGGACTGGGCCCGCAATCCCATTGATCAATTCATCGCCGCTGGTCATGAACAGGAAGGACTGCAACGCGCGAAAGAAGCCAGTCCGGAAATCCTGTTACGACGCGTCTATCTCGACCTCATCGGACTCAATCCGACTCCTGCTGAGATTCAGGATTTCCTCAAGGAACAGAAAACCAATCCACAGGCTTACGAAGACGTTGTCACACGCCTGCTGAACCACCCTGCTTATGGCGAGCGCTGGGGGCGTCACTGGATGGATGTCTGGCGGTACAGTGACTGGGCAGGATACAAACAAGCTCTCAGAGAGAGCCAGCGTCATATCTGGCACTGGCGAGACTGGATCATCGAATCGCTCAATGCCGACAAAGGCTACGATCAGATGCTGGTTGAAATGCTGGCTGCCGATGAACTCAAACCAGACGACTGGGATACCCTCCGCGCCACCGGTTACCTGGCACGTAATTATCACTCGAAACGCGATCAATGGATGGACGATGTCGTCAAACATACTTCGCAGGCATTCCTGGGAATCACCGTCGGATGTGCGAAATGTCACGATCACATGTATGACGAGATTGAACAGCGTGAATACTATGAAATGCGGGCCATTTTTGAGACGTACCATGTGCGCACCGACCGTGTCGAAGGTGTGCTGGACACAGCCAAGAACGGCATCCCCCGTGCTTACGACAAATCATTAACCGCCAAAACCTGGTTATTTGAGAAAGGGGATGAACGCCGCCCCGTCAAAGAGGAAGCCATTCCTCCCGGGGTTCCTACCTTCCTGGGCGGAGAATTTAAAGTCAGCCCCGTTTCGCTTCCGATGGTTGCCAGTCAACCCGCACGACGTGAAACGGTCAAAAGGGACCTGCTGTCACACGCCAGAAAAATGATGGAACAAGCCAAAGCGAAAGAACAGCGTGTGGCTGCGGAAAGCGAACTGGCAGTGTTGGAAGCTCAGTTTGCCATTGAGGAAATGGTAGCGAAAGGCGACAAGAAATCCGATACATGGAAAGAGGCCGCTCTAAATCTGGTCAAACTGCAGAGACAGTCAGCCCTCGAAAATGCCCGATGGAATCTGATCTCCGCAACACAGGAACAGCAAGCGGCCCAACAGGCATTGGAAAACGCGGAAGCCAAAAAGAAAAAGTCCGTCATTACCAAAGCAAAACTACGGTTGAAAAAAGCAGAGCAACAGCACAAAACCGCAGAGACGGCTCTTAAAAAAGCGGAAACAGATTCCAAGGCCAAGCTGACCACCAAATACACACCGCGCAAGCAGCCCGTCTATCCCAGGTCCAGTTCAGGCCGTCGGCTCGCATTCGCCCGCTGGCTGACAGACGGCAAAAACCCATTGACAGCACGTGTCGCCATGAACCATATCTGGCTGCGTCACTTCGGCCAGCCGATTGTTCCCACCGTCAACGAGTTCGGCGGGAACGGACGTGGACCGACCCACCCTGCTCTGCTCGACTGGCTGGCAGCAGAACTGGTTAAGCAGGATTGGAGTATGAAAGAAATGCACCGCTTGATTGTCACCAGTTCCACTTATCGGATGGCGGGTACAGGATCTGAGGAAAACCACAAAATTGATCCTGACAATAAATACTACTGGAAAAAATCTGCCATGCGGATGGAAGGGGAAATCGTCCGCGACAATCTGATATATATTCCCGGTCGTCTGGACCCACAGCTTGGCGGCCCTGATATCGATAATACCCAGGCCCAGGATTCCGTTCGCAAAAGTATCTATCTCAGACACGCCCATGAAAAGCTGGTGGAATTCGTACAGATTTTTGATGGTCCCAGTGTCACTGAATGCTATATGCGCGACATGAGCGTTCAGCCTCATCAGGCACTCGCCATGGCGAATAGCAGACTGACTTTTCAGGCGACTGAAGCGTTGACACAAAAATTGCTCAAACAGACATCAGGCAAACTTGATGACTTTATCCAACAGGCGTTCCTCAGCATTTTATCCCGCCATCCCGATGTCGCAGAACAGAAAATGTGCCGTGAATTCCTGACTCATGCTTCTGAATCCAGCGACATCAAACCATCAACAGACCAGTTTCAGCAACTGGTTACCGTCCTGTTCAACCATAATGATTTCGTTACGATCCGCTGA
- a CDS encoding DUF1501 domain-containing protein — translation MSHMPHTNRRRFLTDTGMGMTGMAMTSLLFQQGELQASAPGEGRHLAPRAKSVIWIFLIGGLSHLESFDPKPALNKYSGKSIEETPFAETVLNKDKINKVLLDPSKQKRKIYKSLMPLQTGFKKYGESGLEISDWFPHMGSCADDLTLVRSMWTIDNNHGAQLTYHTGRKITEGAFPTVGSWVSYGLGTANQNLPHYVVLGNPSADCCGAAWTHGSSYLGPEHAGVRLKVDPKAPLSFVRSADKSLTPTEQQEMFGLLGKLNRQTGIHYPDDKNLQARIKSYELAFQMQSAVPDVMNFQEETQYVQDLYGLGDSSTKAFGEKCLAARRLSEQGVRFIQLFHGYRGNAGAWDSHRDIKRLHSKLAKEVDQPIAGLIKDLKLRGLLDETMVVIGSEFGRTPGAEYRESNKTVAGSGRDHHPHGFSIAMAGGGIKGGHVHGATDELGFHAVENRHYVTDLHATVLHQMGLDTTRLNYPGRQRLERDYGEVIHDIIG, via the coding sequence ATGTCACACATGCCTCACACAAATCGCCGTCGCTTTCTAACCGACACCGGAATGGGTATGACCGGAATGGCCATGACCTCACTCCTGTTTCAACAAGGCGAACTGCAGGCTTCTGCTCCCGGAGAAGGTCGCCACCTGGCTCCCCGCGCCAAATCAGTCATCTGGATTTTTCTGATTGGCGGACTCAGCCATCTGGAAAGCTTCGATCCCAAGCCGGCGCTCAACAAGTATTCTGGAAAATCAATCGAAGAAACTCCGTTTGCGGAAACGGTTCTCAATAAAGACAAAATCAATAAAGTACTGCTTGATCCTTCCAAACAGAAACGAAAGATCTATAAATCGCTGATGCCGCTGCAGACCGGCTTTAAAAAGTACGGCGAAAGTGGACTCGAAATCAGCGACTGGTTCCCGCACATGGGTTCCTGTGCCGACGACCTGACTCTGGTTCGCTCCATGTGGACCATCGATAACAACCACGGTGCGCAGCTCACTTATCACACCGGTCGTAAGATTACGGAAGGCGCTTTCCCAACCGTCGGATCCTGGGTCAGTTATGGACTGGGTACAGCCAATCAGAACCTGCCACATTATGTCGTATTGGGAAATCCCAGTGCTGACTGCTGTGGAGCCGCCTGGACACACGGTTCTTCTTATCTTGGACCAGAACATGCCGGCGTTCGTCTGAAAGTCGATCCCAAAGCACCACTCTCTTTTGTACGTTCTGCAGATAAATCATTGACGCCCACTGAACAACAGGAAATGTTCGGCCTCCTCGGAAAACTCAATCGCCAGACAGGCATTCATTATCCTGATGACAAAAACCTGCAGGCACGAATCAAATCTTACGAACTGGCGTTCCAGATGCAGTCCGCCGTCCCTGATGTCATGAATTTTCAGGAAGAAACCCAATACGTGCAGGACCTGTATGGTCTCGGCGACTCTTCCACAAAAGCTTTCGGTGAAAAGTGTCTGGCAGCACGACGTCTGAGCGAACAGGGAGTCCGTTTCATCCAGCTGTTCCACGGCTATCGTGGAAACGCCGGTGCCTGGGATTCCCATCGTGATATTAAACGCCTGCATTCAAAGCTTGCTAAAGAAGTGGATCAGCCGATTGCCGGTCTCATCAAAGACCTGAAACTGCGTGGTCTGCTGGATGAAACGATGGTCGTCATTGGTTCCGAATTCGGACGTACTCCGGGTGCCGAATACCGCGAAAGCAATAAGACCGTTGCCGGTTCTGGCCGCGATCACCACCCGCATGGATTCAGTATCGCGATGGCAGGAGGTGGCATCAAAGGTGGTCATGTTCACGGCGCTACGGACGAACTTGGTTTCCATGCAGTCGAAAATCGGCATTACGTGACCGACCTGCATGCGACGGTACTGCATCAGATGGGACTCGACACGACCCGCCTGAATTATCCGGGTCGACAACGGCTCGAACGGGATTACGGCGAAGTCATCCACGATATTATCGGCTGA
- a CDS encoding WD40 repeat domain-containing protein: MSVNSSKAVAASKPVLDGPVEAQKPAVDYEALDPVKTHMVAELKHTVPLTSCRVDPTSRFIVAGAEDLDVHVWDYKTKAKRTLTGHTSWGRSFDFSADGNTLYSACWGGDIKVWDLREAEPKAKMTIPAHKGSARWVRVSPDQTKLATCGNDLLVKVWDLKSGKLLQSFSGHERHVYAVDFHPQGKQLVSQDLMGVIYIWDLETGKQTRNIDASVMTGYDKKFAADMGGARDLQFSPDGSELATAGITNVVNSFAGVQDPIIMLFDWKSGQEKTRLKPDKTFQGIAWGVRYHPDGFLIGAGANRSGKGELWFRKLEESEFFHTMKLPTAARGLDLLSDARHLIVAHSDKAVRVYRMTEEEKKKQV, encoded by the coding sequence ATGAGTGTCAACAGCAGTAAAGCTGTCGCAGCCAGTAAGCCGGTTCTGGATGGGCCAGTAGAAGCACAGAAACCAGCCGTCGACTATGAAGCCCTCGATCCTGTGAAAACACACATGGTGGCCGAACTCAAGCATACGGTACCGCTGACTTCCTGCAGAGTCGATCCCACCAGCCGCTTTATTGTCGCTGGTGCGGAAGACCTGGATGTCCATGTGTGGGATTATAAAACAAAAGCCAAGCGAACCTTGACCGGTCATACAAGCTGGGGCAGGTCATTTGATTTCTCTGCGGACGGTAATACGCTGTATTCAGCCTGCTGGGGCGGAGATATTAAAGTCTGGGATCTACGTGAAGCTGAACCGAAAGCCAAAATGACAATTCCGGCCCACAAAGGGTCGGCACGCTGGGTTCGTGTTTCTCCCGATCAGACTAAACTGGCGACTTGTGGAAATGATCTGCTGGTCAAAGTCTGGGATCTGAAATCCGGAAAGCTGCTGCAGAGCTTCTCCGGTCATGAACGACACGTGTATGCGGTTGATTTTCATCCACAGGGAAAACAACTGGTGTCCCAGGATCTGATGGGGGTAATCTATATCTGGGACCTGGAGACCGGGAAACAGACACGCAATATCGATGCGAGTGTGATGACCGGTTACGACAAAAAGTTTGCCGCCGACATGGGAGGTGCGAGAGATCTGCAGTTCAGTCCTGATGGAAGTGAACTGGCAACAGCCGGGATAACCAACGTAGTGAATTCTTTCGCGGGTGTCCAGGATCCCATTATCATGTTGTTTGACTGGAAATCCGGTCAAGAGAAAACAAGGCTCAAGCCGGATAAAACGTTTCAGGGAATTGCCTGGGGCGTGCGGTACCATCCCGATGGGTTTCTGATCGGCGCCGGTGCCAACCGGAGTGGTAAAGGAGAGCTATGGTTTCGGAAGCTGGAGGAGAGTGAGTTTTTTCATACGATGAAACTGCCAACGGCTGCCCGGGGGCTGGACCTCTTGAGCGATGCCCGGCATCTGATCGTGGCACACTCTGATAAAGCCGTTCGCGTCTACCGGATGACAGAAGAAGAGAAAAAGAAACAAGTCTGA
- a CDS encoding DUF1501 domain-containing protein, producing MQRNQGCQQLDHQVARRQFLAGAAGGTLAFSLSGSPAVAKQVDGQHKRILQVYLQGGVSQLESWDPKPGTEFGGPFRAISTSVPGMHISELLPYTAQRMHHLSIVRSINLKTNDHRQGRLFMEKGRRAGEYPYVGSIASKYLAPEKAELPGYIHISTRGLSDSTSAFLGARHAQLKFQGVTPPKNLSLPKGLAQSAATRRMELRQQFNQQFQAGRGKAMTETFDASFQQAEKLMSRKTFFEKAPADIDLERYGKHDFGRNCLLARTLLENNATCVKVTHHGYDSHAENFNFHLEQLGEFDKTFSMLLDDLHERGMLESTLVMVYSEFGRTPKINVRYGRDHWGTAWSIALGGCGIQPGAIIGKTNDKGTAVAEREVDAGHLFHTYLQALGIDSTRDHEIAGRSVPIGDPAASPIKELLA from the coding sequence ATGCAACGAAATCAAGGCTGTCAGCAGCTTGATCACCAGGTAGCACGACGTCAGTTTCTGGCGGGAGCTGCGGGGGGAACACTGGCATTCAGTTTGTCAGGCTCACCGGCAGTTGCAAAACAGGTCGACGGGCAGCATAAACGGATTTTGCAGGTCTATTTGCAGGGAGGCGTGAGCCAGCTGGAATCGTGGGACCCCAAACCGGGGACGGAATTCGGAGGCCCCTTCCGTGCGATTTCGACTTCCGTTCCGGGAATGCATATTTCAGAACTGCTGCCTTACACGGCGCAGCGGATGCATCACCTTTCGATTGTTCGTAGCATCAATTTGAAAACCAACGATCACAGGCAAGGTCGCCTGTTTATGGAAAAAGGGAGACGGGCTGGCGAATATCCCTACGTGGGGTCCATCGCTTCGAAATATCTGGCACCTGAGAAAGCGGAGTTGCCTGGATACATTCATATTTCGACGCGGGGTTTATCTGACAGTACCTCAGCGTTTCTGGGTGCCCGACATGCTCAATTGAAATTTCAGGGCGTCACTCCACCAAAAAATCTGTCATTACCAAAAGGACTGGCGCAATCTGCGGCGACACGACGAATGGAACTGCGTCAGCAGTTCAACCAGCAGTTTCAAGCCGGCCGTGGTAAGGCGATGACAGAAACATTCGATGCCTCATTTCAGCAGGCGGAAAAGTTAATGTCGCGTAAAACCTTCTTTGAGAAAGCGCCGGCAGACATCGATCTGGAGCGTTATGGTAAGCATGATTTCGGTAGAAACTGTCTATTGGCACGAACACTGCTGGAGAATAATGCGACGTGTGTGAAAGTCACTCATCACGGTTATGATTCGCATGCTGAAAATTTCAATTTTCATTTAGAACAGCTGGGCGAGTTCGACAAGACATTCTCGATGCTGCTGGACGATCTTCATGAGCGGGGCATGCTGGAAAGTACGCTGGTCATGGTCTATTCGGAATTTGGACGCACCCCCAAAATCAATGTGCGTTATGGACGCGATCACTGGGGGACGGCCTGGTCGATTGCATTGGGCGGTTGTGGAATTCAGCCCGGTGCCATCATCGGAAAGACCAATGACAAAGGGACGGCGGTCGCAGAGCGTGAAGTCGATGCAGGGCATCTGTTCCATACCTACCTGCAGGCTTTGGGGATAGATTCGACGAGAGATCACGAGATCGCAGGTCGCTCGGTACCCATTGGGGATCCCGCCGCGTCGCCCATCAAGGAGTTGTTAGCATGA